The following coding sequences lie in one Apium graveolens cultivar Ventura chromosome 3, ASM990537v1, whole genome shotgun sequence genomic window:
- the LOC141714634 gene encoding U-box domain-containing protein 26-like encodes MEEETVIPHLFRCPISLDLFTDPVILSTGHTYDRSSIEKWLATGNLTCPVTMQKLDDPSMVPNHTLRHLIDQWIRKAPRVSTDHYLKTLGSEFSLAGIKHSLESPEISLDAKLQILADIEALSGELPSKNYCLIRLGLFSMLLDIVFGDHHPHYQEYMNFVEQVLVCVVNLLPYSDLGSLNILNKESKIARFVILFDQESVIIRTCLCLLVEKISSSLYTRQLCIVLAQQQSILQGIVQLLHDNSDASAAGIKSLSALCSLESNRENLVRTGAVHGLVNYILGTYKHEITLAPVAMKALEVLLRLESARTDMVHHPNGISALVKMVFRVSDHEGSKSAINSLMIICRDSIRAREEVISAGVLTQLLLLLQSQCNERTKTKARMLLKLLRTMWIEDSKQHY; translated from the coding sequence ATGGAAGAAGAAACGGTGATTCCACATTTGTTTAGATGTCCAATAAGCCTAGACTTGTTCACAGATCCTGTGATTCTTTCAACAGGTCACACTTATGACAGGTCTAGTATAGAGAAATGGCTAGCTACTGGTAATTTAACATGTCCTGTTACAATGCAGAAACTTGATGATCCATCCATGGTTCCTAATCACACGCTACGCCATTTGATCGATCAGTGGATCAGAAAAGCTCCCCGTGTAAGCACTGATCATTACTTGAAAACACTTGGTTCCGAGTTTTCTTTAGCAGGAATCAAGCATAGTCTGGAGTCTCCTGAAATTAGCCTAGATGCCAAGCTTCAAATTCTAGCAGATATTGAAGCTTTATCCGGAGAACTGCCTAGCAAAAACTATTGTTTGATCCGGTTAGGCCTTTTCTCAATGCTTCTTGATATCGTTTTCGGAGATCATCATCCTCATTATCAAGAATACATGAACTTTGTTGAACAAGTATTAGTTTGTGTTGTAAATTTATTACCGTACAGCGATTTAGGCTCACTAAATATCCTTAACAAAGAGTCTAAAATAGCGAGATTCGTGATCCTATTCGATCAAGAAAGTGTTATCATCAGGACATGTTTATGCCTACTTGTGGAAAAAATCTCATCATCATTGTATACAAGGCAGCTCTGCATTGTGCTAGCACAACAACAATCAATTCTGCAAGGAATCGTTCAGCTTCTTCATGACAACTCAGATGCATCCGCAGCCGGAATCAAATCCCTATCAGCACTGTGTTCCTTAGAATCAAACAGGGAAAACTTGGTACGTACAGGTGCAGTCCATGGGCTAGTAAATTATATTTTAGGCACTTATAAGCACGAGATAACATTGGCACCAGTGGCAATGAAAGCGCTAGAAGTTTTATTAAGATTAGAGAGTGCAAGAACTGATATGGTCCATCATCCTAATGGCATCAGTGCTCTTGTTAAGATGGTTTTTCGAGTTTCAGATCATGAAGGTAGTAAAAGTGCTATTAATTCATTAATGATAATATGTCGTGATTCAATACGAGCTCGAGAAGAAGTGATCAGTGCAGGAGTTCTGACACAATTGTTGTTGCTTCTTCAAAGCCAGTGTAATGAGAGAACTAAAACAAAGGCTAGAATGCTGCTTAAGTTGCTGAGAACAATGTGGATTGAGGACTCGAAGCAACATTATTAG